A genomic window from Glaciihabitans sp. INWT7 includes:
- a CDS encoding dienelactone hydrolase family protein, with amino-acid sequence MPETSAVHTIDIPGLAGASAGLTGELVLPAGEGPWPGVVLVHEAFGINDVMRRQAERFARAGYIALMPDLFTEGGARKCLNQTFRELSAGSGRSFADIESARQLLIAREECTGEVGIIGFCMGGGFALAAASLGFGAASANYGRLHKPLDESLVGACPIIGSYGGKDNSLKGAAQQLEDSLTRLGIDHDVKEYPEAGHSFLNDEESGPPALRFIMKRILGAGPNPEAAADAWTRIDAFFGEHLAKKS; translated from the coding sequence ATGCCCGAGACCAGCGCAGTCCACACCATCGACATCCCCGGTCTCGCCGGGGCGAGCGCCGGGCTCACCGGGGAGTTGGTCCTGCCCGCTGGAGAAGGACCGTGGCCGGGAGTCGTGCTGGTGCATGAGGCCTTCGGCATCAACGACGTGATGCGACGCCAGGCCGAGCGCTTCGCCCGGGCCGGGTACATCGCGTTGATGCCCGATCTCTTCACCGAGGGCGGGGCTCGCAAGTGCCTGAACCAGACCTTCCGTGAGCTCAGCGCCGGCAGCGGCCGCTCCTTCGCCGACATCGAGTCGGCCAGGCAGTTGCTCATCGCGCGCGAGGAGTGCACGGGCGAGGTCGGCATCATCGGATTCTGCATGGGCGGTGGCTTCGCGCTCGCCGCCGCCAGCCTCGGCTTCGGGGCCGCTTCGGCCAACTACGGCCGGCTGCACAAACCCCTCGACGAGTCACTCGTCGGCGCCTGCCCGATCATCGGCAGCTACGGCGGTAAGGACAATTCGCTGAAGGGTGCGGCCCAGCAGCTCGAGGACTCGCTCACCCGGCTCGGAATCGACCACGATGTGAAGGAGTATCCCGAGGCGGGGCACTCATTCCTCAACGACGAAGAGAGCGGACCACCCGCACTCCGCTTCATCATGAAGCGCATTCTCGGGGCGGGTCCGAACCCGGAGGCTGCTGCCGACGCGTGGACGCGAATCGACGCGTTCTTCGGCGAGCATCTCGCGAAGAAGAGCTAG
- a CDS encoding aldo/keto reductase, with product MTSTLASASGTFALGGDLTVNRLGYGVMQLPGAGVWGESRDPQNAVKVLRRAVELGVTLIDTADAYGPEVADLLIKEALHPYADDLVIATKVGFTRQGPNQWIPVGRPEYLRQQVELSLRHLGLERIDLLQLHRIDPTVALEDQLGELVALQAEGKIRHLGLSEVSVDELVAAQELATIVSVQNLFNLAHRDAEPLLEFATANDIAFIPWFPLATGKLAQSGGPLDALAQKHGASPSQLALAWLLKRSPVLLPIPGTSSLDHLADNVAAAALELTDDEFTELTAAV from the coding sequence ATGACTTCTACTCTCGCGTCCGCATCCGGAACTTTCGCCCTCGGCGGTGACCTCACGGTCAACCGACTCGGATACGGGGTGATGCAGTTGCCCGGGGCCGGCGTGTGGGGAGAGTCGCGCGATCCGCAGAACGCGGTGAAGGTCTTGCGCCGGGCCGTCGAGCTCGGGGTGACGCTGATCGACACTGCGGATGCCTACGGCCCGGAGGTCGCCGACCTGCTGATCAAGGAGGCGCTGCATCCCTATGCCGATGATCTGGTGATCGCCACCAAGGTCGGCTTCACGCGCCAGGGCCCGAACCAGTGGATTCCGGTGGGGCGGCCGGAATACCTGCGCCAGCAGGTGGAGCTGAGCCTGCGCCACCTGGGCCTCGAGCGCATCGATCTGCTCCAGCTGCACCGGATCGACCCGACGGTCGCTCTCGAGGACCAACTGGGGGAGCTCGTGGCACTTCAGGCCGAGGGCAAGATCCGGCACCTCGGATTGTCGGAGGTGAGTGTCGACGAGCTGGTGGCCGCGCAGGAGCTCGCGACCATCGTCTCGGTGCAGAACCTGTTCAACCTGGCCCATCGCGATGCCGAGCCGCTGCTGGAGTTCGCGACCGCCAACGACATCGCCTTCATCCCGTGGTTCCCGCTGGCCACCGGCAAGCTCGCTCAGTCGGGCGGCCCGCTCGATGCACTGGCACAGAAGCACGGCGCCTCGCCCTCCCAGCTCGCTCTCGCCTGGCTGCTCAAGCGCTCGCCGGTGCTTCTGCCGATCCCCGGCACGTCGAGCCTCGATCATCTCGCGGACAATGTGGCGGCAGCGGCTCTCGAATTGACCGATGATGAGTTCACGGAGCTGACAGCAGCGGTCTGA
- a CDS encoding HAMP domain-containing sensor histidine kinase, whose product MTRRRTITVSVRVRILAAMLVVAAAGMTVAGGTAFLVQRQRVLAQVDTRLEDTASRLRTIAADKEYASIRELLTAAIQQITPDTNEGILGIIDGKPAVVPGSQVGVSLENQTAFITRINRETRPGAVVLGTDVGPRGALRYLAVPVRASGDGATGVYVAAYSIDAELLPIAGGFQTFLLVAAAALVAVGLVGWFVAGRLLKPLRFLRDTARRITGSDLVERIPVAGGDDVSELTVTVNEMLDRLQTSLEGQRQLLDDVGHELKTPITIVRGQLELLDVGDATQVAEIRTLVIDELDRMNLLVADISLLASVQRLSGVTIEATDVRNLTETVYRKLSAIPGRDWRLMETADAVAELDPARITQAWIQLASNANRHGTPGLPIEIGSRVVEDLGEEFLELWVTDFGPGIAPEAHERIFERFRREGEGRGESGAGLGLAIVTTILHAHRGVVRLESAPAIGSTFTLELPLGPALPGETSEEQE is encoded by the coding sequence ATGACCCGCCGCCGCACCATCACCGTGTCGGTGCGCGTGCGCATCCTCGCCGCGATGCTCGTGGTGGCCGCCGCCGGAATGACGGTGGCCGGGGGCACGGCCTTTCTGGTTCAACGGCAGCGTGTGCTCGCCCAGGTCGATACGCGACTCGAAGACACGGCAAGTCGACTCCGCACGATCGCCGCAGACAAGGAGTACGCGAGCATCCGAGAGCTGCTGACCGCAGCGATCCAGCAGATCACCCCCGACACCAACGAGGGCATTCTGGGGATCATCGATGGCAAGCCGGCGGTAGTTCCCGGCAGCCAGGTCGGTGTGTCTCTGGAGAACCAGACGGCGTTCATCACACGGATCAACCGGGAGACTCGACCCGGGGCGGTGGTTCTCGGCACAGATGTGGGCCCGCGCGGCGCCTTGCGCTACCTCGCTGTGCCGGTGCGGGCGAGTGGCGACGGCGCCACCGGCGTCTACGTGGCCGCCTATAGCATCGACGCGGAACTGCTGCCGATCGCCGGCGGCTTCCAGACCTTCCTTCTGGTGGCGGCCGCTGCGCTGGTCGCGGTCGGTCTCGTCGGATGGTTCGTGGCCGGCCGACTGCTGAAGCCGCTGCGATTCCTGCGCGACACGGCGCGACGCATCACCGGATCAGACCTGGTCGAACGCATCCCGGTGGCGGGCGGGGACGACGTCTCTGAACTCACTGTGACCGTCAACGAGATGCTCGACCGCCTTCAGACCTCGCTCGAAGGCCAGCGGCAGTTGCTCGACGATGTGGGTCACGAGCTCAAGACGCCGATCACGATCGTGCGCGGGCAACTTGAGCTGCTGGATGTCGGTGACGCTACGCAGGTGGCAGAGATCCGTACCCTGGTGATCGACGAGTTGGATCGCATGAATCTCCTCGTCGCGGACATCTCGCTCCTTGCCTCCGTTCAACGCCTGTCCGGAGTGACGATCGAGGCCACCGACGTGCGAAACCTCACCGAGACGGTGTACCGCAAACTGTCGGCGATCCCGGGGAGGGACTGGAGACTCATGGAGACTGCGGACGCGGTCGCCGAGCTCGATCCCGCTCGGATCACGCAGGCGTGGATTCAGCTCGCGTCCAATGCGAATCGTCATGGCACGCCCGGGCTACCGATCGAGATCGGCAGCAGGGTGGTCGAAGACCTCGGCGAGGAGTTCCTGGAACTCTGGGTGACCGATTTCGGACCGGGGATCGCCCCGGAGGCCCATGAGCGCATCTTCGAGCGATTCCGCCGCGAGGGAGAGGGCCGGGGTGAGAGTGGTGCGGGCCTCGGACTCGCCATCGTCACGACGATCCTCCACGCGCACCGCGGGGTGGTCCGCCTGGAGAGCGCGCCGGCGATCGGATCCACCTTCACCCTCGAGCTGCCGCTCGGACCGGCGCTGCCCGGCGAAACCTCGGAGGAACAGGAATGA
- a CDS encoding response regulator transcription factor produces the protein MSGILIAEDEERISSFIEKGLRAAGYTSHVVANGGDALDFASSGSFDLLVLDIGVPGLDGFEVLRRLRSSGSSIPVIILTARDSGADTVAALESGANDYMSKPFRFDELLARIRLRAQDAVPADRSVLSHGDLSLDTRTRRATIGSRTVDLSAREFGLAEEFLRHPDQVLSREQLLSRVWGFDFDPGSNVVDVYVRYLRAKFGPERIETVRGMGYRLR, from the coding sequence ATGAGCGGGATTCTCATCGCCGAAGACGAGGAGCGCATCTCCTCGTTCATCGAAAAGGGCCTGAGGGCGGCGGGCTACACCTCGCACGTGGTGGCGAACGGCGGCGATGCTCTCGACTTCGCCTCGTCAGGGTCATTCGACCTCCTCGTGCTCGACATCGGGGTTCCCGGCCTCGACGGATTCGAGGTGCTGCGTCGACTCCGGTCTTCCGGCTCCAGCATTCCCGTCATCATCCTCACCGCGCGCGATTCCGGTGCCGACACGGTCGCGGCACTCGAGAGCGGGGCGAACGATTACATGTCGAAGCCGTTCCGGTTCGACGAATTGCTCGCGCGCATCCGACTCCGCGCGCAGGATGCCGTGCCAGCCGATCGATCGGTGCTCTCGCACGGCGACCTCAGCCTCGACACCCGCACCCGACGCGCGACCATCGGGTCGCGAACCGTGGATCTCTCCGCGCGCGAATTCGGTCTCGCCGAGGAGTTCCTGCGGCATCCCGACCAGGTTCTCAGCCGGGAGCAGTTGCTCAGCCGTGTGTGGGGATTCGACTTCGACCCCGGCTCGAATGTCGTGGACGTGTACGTGCGCTACCTCCGGGCCAAATTCGGTCCGGAGCGCATAGAAACGGTGCGCGGGATGGGCTACCGGTTGAGGTAG
- a CDS encoding aromatic acid exporter family protein translates to MASLRASSRSPLLQVLKTSVAAIIAWLICTVTLGQPLPIFAAIAALLVVQPSVNQSLAKGIERSVGVIFGVVLTYAAGILFGHSSWIVLGIIVVSLLVAWALRLSPGSANQIPISAMLVIAIGTNTPGYAVNRVIETVIGAIVGLAVNAIIVPPVLLTPAHGAVVRLAERVADTLSSFATALRTPQSAQELAAMLAAARQLPALRNSATDALVRADESLMLNPRRARYREALERDRDLLDTLGILVTRVTGMARALHDNYDTGLADDRFVGSIALELDRAAHDLRLLARDSPSTEPTPITAELPALTAPLTIALPDPDNWILVGSLLEDLRRVREVIIGEVA, encoded by the coding sequence ATGGCCTCGCTGCGCGCCTCGTCACGCAGTCCACTGCTCCAGGTGCTCAAGACCTCCGTCGCCGCGATCATCGCCTGGCTCATCTGCACGGTGACGCTGGGACAGCCGCTTCCGATCTTCGCCGCGATCGCGGCGCTCCTGGTGGTTCAGCCCAGTGTGAACCAGTCTCTCGCCAAGGGGATCGAACGCAGTGTCGGGGTGATCTTCGGGGTCGTCCTAACCTACGCCGCCGGCATCCTCTTCGGGCACTCCAGTTGGATCGTTCTCGGGATCATCGTCGTCTCGCTCCTGGTCGCCTGGGCCCTCCGGCTGTCGCCCGGCTCGGCGAACCAGATCCCGATCAGTGCGATGCTGGTGATCGCCATCGGTACCAACACACCCGGATACGCGGTCAATCGGGTGATCGAGACGGTGATCGGCGCGATCGTCGGATTGGCGGTGAATGCGATCATCGTGCCGCCGGTGCTTCTCACCCCCGCCCACGGAGCGGTCGTCAGACTGGCCGAGAGAGTCGCGGACACTCTCTCCTCCTTCGCAACGGCCCTGCGGACTCCGCAAAGCGCACAGGAGCTCGCGGCGATGCTGGCCGCGGCGCGCCAGCTGCCGGCTCTGCGCAATTCGGCGACGGATGCTCTGGTGCGCGCGGACGAATCCCTGATGCTCAATCCGCGACGGGCGCGGTATCGCGAGGCTCTGGAGCGCGATCGTGACCTTCTCGACACTCTGGGAATCCTCGTGACCCGGGTGACGGGCATGGCCAGAGCCCTTCACGACAACTACGACACGGGCCTGGCCGACGATCGGTTCGTCGGCTCGATCGCGCTCGAGCTCGACCGGGCGGCCCACGACCTGCGCCTTCTCGCGCGGGACTCGCCGAGCACGGAGCCGACGCCGATCACGGCCGAACTCCCCGCGCTCACCGCACCGCTGACGATCGCTCTGCCGGATCCCGACAACTGGATCCTGGTCGGGTCGCTGCTCGAAGACCTGCGCCGGGTGCGCGAGGTCATCATCGGGGAGGTCGCATGA
- a CDS encoding alpha/beta fold hydrolase yields MSIVTVENYAPFELLSDPAALGLATTTVSSPLGTCVARHPARRTSTRATLFLHGAAGSWTTWTPLLQAAVADRIDLGDIVVFDLPGWGDASLAEGSVDDPVFAICSLVKDMAEELGYTEWDIVGHSLGGFIALHMASIWPQAVLSVGMVSGTTFSIIHSVEHPVRRFGELPGFTMLWRVMQFLALLGRAGPALVRGIGGIGLLRPATFPLFRHWRAVPRSQGHALAIEIRPRSFATAAAVTRGYDADSLWSRIECPVRATKGDRDVFVTQEDLDHLGRLLPSSLRTVIPDCGHFGAVERPRAVLSALGYTED; encoded by the coding sequence ATGAGCATCGTCACTGTCGAGAACTACGCGCCGTTCGAACTCCTCTCGGATCCCGCTGCGCTCGGGCTCGCCACCACGACCGTCTCGAGCCCACTCGGAACCTGCGTCGCCCGACATCCGGCGCGCCGCACCTCGACGCGCGCCACGCTGTTTCTGCACGGGGCCGCCGGGTCGTGGACCACCTGGACCCCGCTGCTGCAGGCGGCGGTCGCCGATCGGATCGACCTCGGCGACATCGTGGTCTTCGACCTGCCGGGCTGGGGCGACGCGTCCCTCGCGGAGGGCTCTGTCGACGACCCGGTGTTCGCGATCTGTTCGCTCGTCAAGGACATGGCCGAGGAACTCGGTTACACGGAATGGGACATCGTGGGCCATTCCCTCGGTGGATTCATCGCCCTCCACATGGCTTCGATCTGGCCACAGGCCGTGCTCTCGGTGGGGATGGTCTCCGGCACGACATTCTCGATCATCCATTCCGTCGAGCATCCGGTGCGGCGTTTCGGTGAGCTCCCGGGATTCACGATGCTGTGGCGCGTCATGCAGTTTCTCGCCCTTCTCGGTCGTGCGGGGCCGGCGCTCGTGCGTGGAATCGGCGGGATCGGGCTGCTGCGGCCCGCCACTTTTCCGCTCTTCCGGCACTGGCGGGCGGTACCGCGATCGCAGGGGCACGCTCTTGCCATCGAGATCCGTCCGAGGTCATTCGCGACAGCCGCCGCCGTGACGAGGGGATACGACGCGGATTCGCTCTGGTCACGGATCGAGTGCCCGGTGCGCGCGACCAAGGGCGACCGTGACGTGTTCGTCACCCAGGAGGACCTCGACCATCTCGGGCGGCTGCTGCCGTCGAGCCTGCGAACGGTCATCCCGGACTGTGGCCATTTCGGTGCGGTCGAACGCCCGCGGGCGGTGCTGAGCGCTCTCGGCTATACCGAGGACTGA
- a CDS encoding NAD(P)H-quinone oxidoreductase codes for MHAITVPSPGGVDALVYTRLPDVVAGTGEVVIEVAAAGVNRADIGQREGNYPPPEGASPLPGMEVSGTIRSLGHGVSGWAVGDRVCALLPGGGYASLAVAAAGQLLPVPDSLDLVDAAGLPEAIATVWSNVFLTAGLRSGETLLVHGGSSGIGTIAIQLARAFGCLVAVTAGSPAKLAACERLGAEILIDYRKTDFAEELSAATGGAGVDVILDSIGGGYLDRNLRSLAPHGRLVNIANLSGEGGDLDFGLMMRRWLSIHGSTLRARSVEEKDEILASVRENVWPLVENGQIVPVIDSRFALADAGSAHERMESSGHIGKLLLLP; via the coding sequence ATGCACGCGATCACTGTCCCCAGTCCCGGGGGTGTCGACGCCCTCGTCTACACCCGACTCCCCGATGTCGTCGCCGGCACGGGAGAGGTCGTGATCGAGGTCGCCGCCGCCGGTGTCAACCGCGCCGACATCGGCCAACGCGAGGGCAATTATCCGCCGCCGGAGGGCGCCTCCCCGCTGCCCGGAATGGAGGTCTCCGGCACCATCAGATCGCTCGGGCACGGCGTGAGCGGCTGGGCGGTGGGCGACCGGGTGTGCGCCCTGTTGCCCGGCGGGGGCTACGCCTCCCTCGCGGTGGCCGCGGCGGGCCAACTGCTGCCCGTGCCCGACTCCCTCGATCTGGTGGATGCCGCGGGACTCCCCGAGGCGATCGCGACGGTGTGGTCGAACGTGTTCCTCACCGCCGGACTGCGATCGGGAGAGACCCTTCTCGTGCACGGGGGGTCGAGCGGCATCGGCACGATCGCCATCCAGCTCGCCCGCGCATTCGGCTGCCTCGTCGCCGTGACCGCAGGAAGCCCGGCCAAGCTGGCGGCCTGCGAACGTCTCGGCGCGGAGATCCTGATCGATTACCGCAAGACGGATTTCGCGGAGGAGCTGTCGGCGGCCACCGGGGGTGCGGGGGTGGATGTGATCCTCGACTCGATCGGCGGGGGCTACCTCGACCGCAACCTCCGCTCGCTCGCCCCGCACGGCCGACTGGTCAACATCGCGAACCTCAGCGGCGAGGGCGGCGACCTGGACTTCGGACTCATGATGCGACGCTGGCTGTCGATCCACGGATCGACGCTGCGCGCGCGCAGCGTTGAAGAGAAGGACGAGATCCTGGCGAGCGTGCGGGAGAACGTCTGGCCCCTCGTGGAGAACGGCCAGATCGTCCCCGTCATCGACAGCAGGTTCGCCCTCGCGGATGCCGGCTCTGCGCACGAGCGGATGGAATCCTCCGGCCACATCGGCAAGCTGTTGCTTCTGCCGTAG
- a CDS encoding allantoate amidohydrolase, with product MPESPRLDSIRTDTVTGLLAQIADVGRDHQRGGYSRPVFSAAERDLTGWFTEQASRRGLDVHTDLNGITWASMGELSAGDAVVTGSHLDSVPGGGAFDGPLGICSALVAIDRLHERGVVPRRPLAIAVFPEEEGSRFGVACLGSRLLTGAIDADRARSLRDEGGATFAEVATAGGLDPRFLGQDDGTLATIGTFLELHVEQGRGLIDLGRPVGIARSILGHGRWRITVSGQGNHAGSTLMADRRDPMLAAAQIVVAVREAALAHPDARATVGRLNPMPGGTNVIASTVDLWLDVRHPQDHITAAVVQRITGEAERLAAEEGCSVRVVEESLSGTVEFPTGLRDRLEGLLPDSPLLDTGAGHDAGVLGARVEAAMLFVRNPTGVSHSPEEHVEADDAEAGSIALADALEALLTRD from the coding sequence ATGCCAGAGTCACCGCGTCTCGACTCCATACGCACCGACACGGTCACCGGGCTTCTCGCACAGATCGCCGATGTCGGGCGTGACCACCAGCGCGGCGGATACTCCCGCCCGGTGTTCTCGGCGGCGGAGCGTGATCTCACGGGCTGGTTCACGGAGCAGGCTTCACGACGCGGCCTCGACGTGCACACCGACCTCAACGGCATCACCTGGGCGTCGATGGGCGAGCTCTCCGCCGGCGATGCCGTCGTCACCGGCAGCCACCTCGACTCGGTGCCCGGGGGAGGGGCCTTCGACGGGCCCCTCGGCATCTGTTCGGCGCTCGTTGCGATCGACCGCCTGCACGAGCGTGGGGTCGTGCCCCGTCGTCCACTCGCGATCGCGGTGTTCCCGGAGGAGGAGGGTTCCCGCTTCGGCGTGGCCTGTCTCGGATCGCGCCTGCTCACCGGGGCGATCGATGCCGACCGGGCACGGTCGCTGCGTGATGAGGGCGGAGCGACCTTCGCAGAGGTCGCGACAGCGGGGGGACTGGATCCCCGATTCCTCGGACAGGATGACGGTACTCTCGCGACCATCGGGACTTTTCTCGAGCTGCACGTCGAGCAGGGCCGGGGTTTGATCGATCTGGGCCGGCCCGTGGGGATCGCGCGATCGATCCTCGGTCACGGGCGCTGGCGCATCACCGTCAGCGGGCAGGGCAACCACGCGGGGAGCACTCTGATGGCGGACCGGCGAGATCCGATGCTCGCCGCGGCGCAGATCGTCGTCGCCGTGCGCGAGGCGGCTCTCGCGCATCCGGATGCCCGGGCGACCGTCGGGCGGCTGAATCCGATGCCCGGGGGCACGAACGTGATCGCGTCCACTGTCGACCTGTGGCTGGATGTGCGGCACCCGCAGGACCACATCACGGCGGCGGTGGTGCAGCGCATCACGGGGGAGGCAGAGCGCCTGGCCGCCGAGGAGGGCTGCTCGGTGCGCGTGGTCGAGGAGTCGCTGAGCGGCACCGTGGAGTTCCCGACCGGGCTCCGTGACCGGCTCGAAGGCCTCCTCCCGGACAGCCCACTTCTCGACACCGGGGCGGGCCACGATGCCGGCGTTCTCGGCGCGCGGGTCGAGGCGGCGATGCTCTTCGTGCGCAATCCGACCGGCGTATCCCACTCGCCGGAGGAACACGTGGAGGCGGATGACGCGGAAGCGGGGTCGATCGCGCTCGCCGACGCGCTGGAGGCGCTTCTCACCCGGGACTGA
- a CDS encoding UbiA family prenyltransferase produces the protein MPRTAAALALSSHPGPSLAVSAVSAVLGIAVGLDPLHVAMLGVAVLLGQLSVGLSNDWIDAARDRAVGRTDKPVAAGLVGVGTVRTASFVTAALAILLTLTLGVPATLAHTVFIVSAWTYNLGLKKTPVSVLPYILSFGLLPMVATLSRPVPAVAAGWAIALGSLLGVAAHFANVLPDLDDDARTGVAGLPHRVGRAASGIVIWGSLAAGGIVAFFGPTGDKTPLQWVGLALTLLLAVSIAVGLRRPPTRLLFQLIIAAALVNVVLLSFSGSRLLA, from the coding sequence ATGCCCCGAACTGCCGCCGCGCTGGCCCTCTCGAGCCACCCCGGGCCAAGCCTCGCGGTCAGCGCCGTTTCCGCGGTGCTGGGCATCGCGGTCGGGCTCGATCCCCTTCACGTGGCGATGCTCGGCGTGGCGGTCCTGCTCGGACAGCTCTCGGTGGGACTCTCCAACGACTGGATCGACGCCGCGCGGGATCGCGCGGTCGGTCGCACCGACAAGCCCGTCGCCGCCGGGCTGGTCGGCGTCGGCACCGTGCGCACGGCATCGTTCGTCACCGCGGCCTTGGCGATCCTGCTCACCCTCACGCTCGGCGTGCCGGCCACGCTCGCTCACACGGTCTTCATCGTCTCAGCCTGGACGTACAACCTCGGTCTCAAGAAGACACCGGTATCGGTGCTCCCCTACATCCTGAGCTTCGGGCTGCTGCCGATGGTCGCCACGCTGTCGCGCCCCGTGCCCGCTGTCGCCGCGGGCTGGGCGATCGCCCTCGGTTCGCTCCTCGGCGTCGCAGCGCACTTCGCCAATGTGTTGCCCGATCTCGACGACGACGCGCGCACGGGAGTCGCCGGGCTGCCGCATCGCGTCGGCCGCGCGGCATCCGGGATCGTGATCTGGGGATCCCTCGCCGCCGGAGGGATCGTTGCGTTTTTCGGACCGACGGGCGACAAGACCCCGCTGCAGTGGGTCGGGCTGGCGCTCACCCTCCTGCTCGCCGTTTCGATCGCCGTCGGGCTGCGCCGACCGCCGACCCGGCTGCTGTTCCAGCTGATCATCGCCGCCGCCCTCGTGAACGTCGTGCTGCTCTCGTTCAGCGGATCCCGGTTACTCGCCTGA
- a CDS encoding DHA2 family efflux MFS transporter permease subunit: MEKHQKLVLAIAVLASFVAFLDGSVINVALPAITRDLGGGITTQQWVVDAYLITLGSLILVAGSLSDVYGRIVVLRTGLIGFGAASLLCALAPAAEILIIARGVQGIAGALLVPSSLAIILSNFRGPAQAKAIGQWTGFTSAAFILGPLLGGLFVDLASWRLVFAINVLPIVVTLYLLAVLKQKDERQKDVAIDYPGAVLGVLGVGLPVFALIEQGNYGWGSPLIFLSMGLGIIAFVAFLRREQVAKQPMVPLALFRVRNFAWGNLTTTFVYAAISLGGFLLAVFLQQVAGYPATLAGLSTLPVTIISILLSGRIGALAGKYGPRAFMTIGPIVTAVGFFLFAFTGAHPDYWTQILPGVILFGFGMTITVAPLTSAILGAIDQRQAGIGSAINNAVSRVAGLIAIAFVALIVGPQLGVAGFQRGVLVTAVLLLLGGVTSWIGIRNSVQEAPLVDNAVAD, from the coding sequence ATGGAGAAGCACCAGAAACTCGTACTCGCCATCGCGGTACTCGCCTCGTTCGTCGCCTTTCTCGACGGCTCGGTCATCAACGTCGCGCTCCCGGCCATCACCAGGGACCTCGGGGGTGGCATCACCACGCAGCAGTGGGTGGTCGATGCCTACCTCATCACCCTCGGATCGCTGATCCTCGTCGCCGGCTCGCTGTCGGATGTCTATGGACGCATCGTCGTGCTGCGCACCGGACTCATCGGCTTCGGCGCTGCCTCGTTGCTCTGCGCTCTCGCCCCCGCCGCCGAGATCCTCATCATCGCGCGCGGAGTGCAGGGGATCGCCGGAGCGCTGCTCGTGCCGAGCTCGCTCGCGATCATCCTCTCCAACTTCCGCGGCCCGGCCCAAGCCAAGGCGATCGGGCAGTGGACCGGCTTCACCAGCGCGGCGTTCATCCTCGGCCCGCTGCTCGGCGGGCTCTTCGTCGATCTGGCGAGCTGGCGGTTGGTCTTCGCGATCAACGTGCTCCCGATCGTGGTGACGCTGTACCTGCTCGCGGTGCTCAAGCAGAAGGACGAGCGGCAGAAGGATGTCGCCATCGACTATCCCGGCGCCGTGCTCGGTGTGCTCGGGGTCGGGCTGCCGGTGTTCGCCCTCATCGAGCAGGGCAACTACGGCTGGGGAAGTCCCCTCATCTTCCTCAGCATGGGCCTCGGCATCATCGCGTTCGTCGCCTTCCTCCGCCGAGAGCAAGTGGCGAAACAGCCGATGGTGCCGCTCGCGCTGTTCCGCGTGCGCAATTTCGCCTGGGGCAACCTGACCACCACCTTCGTCTACGCGGCCATCTCGCTCGGGGGATTCCTGCTCGCGGTCTTCCTGCAGCAGGTCGCCGGGTATCCGGCGACACTCGCCGGACTCTCCACCCTTCCGGTGACCATCATCAGCATCCTGCTCTCCGGTCGGATCGGTGCCCTGGCCGGCAAGTACGGCCCGCGAGCGTTCATGACCATCGGCCCGATAGTCACCGCTGTGGGCTTCTTCCTCTTCGCCTTCACTGGCGCGCACCCCGACTACTGGACGCAGATCCTGCCCGGGGTCATCCTCTTCGGATTCGGGATGACGATCACGGTCGCCCCCCTCACCAGCGCGATCCTCGGGGCGATCGATCAGCGCCAGGCCGGGATCGGGTCCGCGATCAACAACGCCGTGTCGAGGGTTGCCGGCCTCATCGCGATCGCCTTCGTGGCGCTCATCGTCGGGCCCCAACTCGGCGTCGCCGGCTTCCAGCGCGGCGTGCTGGTCACGGCCGTGCTGCTGCTGCTCGGCGGGGTGACCTCGTGGATCGGCATCCGCAACTCCGTGCAGGAGGCACCGCTGGTCGATAACGCCGTCGCCGACTGA